One stretch of Geoalkalibacter ferrihydriticus DSM 17813 DNA includes these proteins:
- the ilvA gene encoding threonine ammonia-lyase, producing MIELADIRRAAAHLQGRVRRTELIHSPYLSERLGSPLFFKCENLQRTGSFKIRGATWFLACQERARLAAGVITASAGNHAQGVALAATLAGIQATVVMPETTPLAKVLAARDYGARVILRGSTYDEAAAVARTLEQEQGLLNVPAFDHPLIMAAQGSIGLEILEDLPEVDTLLVPIGGGGLIAGISTAIKSLRPATRIIGVEAAQAAAALRSRHAGHRVALPEAHSLADGIALKAVGELTYPVIEQRVDDILTVEEEAIAQAIVTLLEKAKLVTEGAGAVGPAALFSAAPPLHRGTTVCVLSGGNIDVQTLARVVERGLLEEGRYLKLRLELPDVPGALARLTAILGEAGANIFAVRHDRRRSHLPLGRAEVLLELETRGPEHIAAVRRRLAREGYDSDALR from the coding sequence ATGATCGAACTTGCCGACATCCGCCGAGCCGCTGCCCATCTGCAGGGGCGCGTACGGCGCACCGAGCTGATCCACTCACCCTATCTCTCCGAGCGCCTGGGCTCGCCCCTGTTTTTCAAGTGCGAAAATCTACAGCGGACCGGCTCCTTCAAAATTCGCGGCGCAACCTGGTTTCTTGCCTGCCAGGAGCGCGCGCGCCTAGCCGCCGGGGTCATCACCGCCTCGGCCGGCAACCATGCACAGGGCGTCGCCCTGGCCGCCACCCTAGCAGGCATTCAGGCCACGGTCGTCATGCCCGAAACCACGCCCTTGGCCAAAGTGCTTGCCGCGCGTGACTACGGCGCCCGGGTCATTCTGCGCGGCAGCACTTACGACGAGGCGGCCGCTGTAGCCCGCACTCTGGAGCAGGAGCAGGGTCTGCTCAATGTGCCGGCCTTCGATCACCCCCTGATTATGGCCGCCCAGGGCAGCATCGGCCTCGAAATCCTCGAAGATCTGCCCGAAGTGGATACTTTGCTGGTCCCCATCGGCGGCGGCGGATTGATTGCCGGAATCTCCACCGCCATCAAGAGTCTGCGTCCCGCTACCCGCATCATCGGGGTCGAAGCGGCGCAAGCCGCCGCGGCACTCAGGTCGCGCCACGCGGGACACAGGGTAGCGCTGCCCGAAGCCCATTCCCTGGCCGACGGCATTGCTCTCAAAGCAGTGGGTGAGCTGACGTACCCGGTAATCGAACAACGGGTCGACGATATTCTTACCGTTGAGGAAGAGGCCATCGCTCAGGCCATCGTCACTCTGCTGGAAAAGGCCAAGCTGGTAACCGAAGGGGCCGGCGCCGTAGGACCGGCAGCTCTGTTCAGCGCCGCGCCGCCGCTTCATCGCGGCACCACGGTGTGTGTTCTCTCGGGGGGAAATATCGACGTTCAGACCCTGGCGCGGGTGGTGGAAAGGGGATTGCTGGAAGAAGGGCGCTATCTCAAGCTGCGACTGGAATTGCCCGATGTGCCTGGCGCCCTGGCGCGGCTCACCGCGATCCTGGGCGAGGCCGGGGCCAATATCTTTGCCGTGCGCCATGATCGACGCCGTTCACATCTACCGCTGGGCCGCGCCGAGGTACTGCTTGAACTCGAAACACGCGGCCCCGAGCATATCGCTGCGGTGCGTCGGCGACTCGCCCGGGAAGGCTACGACAGCGATGCCCTGAGATAA
- the folE2 gene encoding GTP cyclohydrolase FolE2 — MRDVQKTPDTRNIAIDKVGVKNIRYPIVVMDKSKARQHTVARVNMYVDLPHHFKGTHMSRFIEVLNLYHGEISIESLDTMLREMKQRLEASRAHLELDFPYFIEKSAPVSGARSLMEYQCRMIGILGEEQDFVLGVSVPVTSLCPCSRDISARGAHNQRSLLSVQIRYQGHVWIEDLVSWLEQCASAPVYALLKREDEKAVTEQAYDNPMFVEDIVRAVTQKLSAVPEITWFQVECENFESIHNHSAYALVESHARPL; from the coding sequence ATGCGAGACGTGCAGAAAACTCCCGATACCCGCAACATCGCCATCGACAAGGTGGGGGTGAAAAACATCCGCTATCCCATCGTCGTCATGGACAAAAGCAAGGCCCGCCAGCATACGGTGGCAAGGGTCAACATGTACGTGGATCTGCCCCATCATTTCAAGGGCACTCACATGAGCCGTTTCATCGAGGTTCTCAACCTCTATCACGGCGAAATCAGCATAGAGAGCCTCGACACCATGCTGCGCGAGATGAAACAGCGCCTCGAAGCGAGTCGCGCCCACCTGGAGCTCGATTTTCCCTACTTCATCGAAAAGAGCGCCCCGGTTTCCGGGGCGCGCAGCCTCATGGAGTACCAGTGTCGCATGATCGGCATTCTCGGCGAGGAGCAGGATTTCGTCCTCGGCGTCAGCGTACCAGTGACCTCCCTGTGCCCCTGTTCACGCGACATCAGCGCGCGCGGCGCCCACAACCAACGCAGCCTTCTCAGCGTGCAGATCCGTTACCAGGGCCATGTCTGGATCGAAGATCTGGTCAGCTGGCTCGAGCAGTGCGCCAGCGCCCCGGTTTATGCCCTGCTCAAGCGCGAGGACGAAAAGGCGGTGACCGAGCAGGCCTACGACAACCCCATGTTCGTCGAAGACATCGTGCGTGCCGTGACCCAGAAGCTCTCCGCCGTGCCAGAAATCACCTGGTTTCAGGTCGAGTGCGAGAATTTCGAATCGATCCACAATCATTCGGCCTATGCTTTGGTCGAGAGCCACGCGCGGCCGCTGTAG
- a CDS encoding SDR family NAD(P)-dependent oxidoreductase — protein sequence MARTVFITGASSGFGAACARAFAARGDRLVLVARRAPQLESLARQLAEITQVHPLVLDLRERAAVEGALAGLPADFAEVDVLVNNAGLALGLEPAHKTDLDDWDAMVDTNIKGLMYCTRLLLPDMVARRRGHVINISSTAGDWPYPGGNVYGGTKAFVAQFTRNLRADLLGTGVRASCVAPGMAETEFSKVRFKGDTERAEQVYADTRPLTAENLAEIIVWVASVPPHVNINSLEVMSVDQAWGPLAVHREKPS from the coding sequence ATGGCTCGAACCGTTTTTATCACCGGTGCTTCCTCAGGCTTCGGCGCTGCCTGCGCCCGCGCCTTTGCCGCCCGGGGCGATCGACTGGTTCTCGTCGCCCGCCGTGCCCCGCAGCTTGAAAGCTTGGCCCGGCAGTTGGCTGAGATCACCCAAGTGCACCCCTTGGTTCTCGACCTGCGCGAGCGCGCCGCCGTTGAGGGCGCACTCGCCGGATTACCGGCGGACTTCGCCGAAGTCGACGTGCTGGTCAATAACGCCGGGCTGGCCCTGGGCCTTGAACCGGCGCACAAAACCGATCTCGACGACTGGGATGCCATGGTCGACACCAACATCAAGGGCCTGATGTACTGCACCCGCCTGTTGCTTCCGGACATGGTCGCGCGTCGGCGCGGCCATGTGATCAACATCAGTTCCACCGCCGGCGACTGGCCTTATCCCGGCGGCAACGTCTACGGCGGCACCAAGGCTTTTGTCGCCCAGTTTACCCGCAATCTACGTGCCGACCTGCTCGGAACCGGGGTGCGAGCAAGCTGTGTGGCCCCCGGAATGGCCGAAACCGAGTTTTCCAAGGTGCGCTTCAAGGGCGACACCGAGCGCGCCGAGCAGGTCTACGCCGATACCCGCCCCCTCACGGCCGAAAATCTGGCCGAAATCATCGTCTGGGTGGCCAGTGTGCCGCCTCACGTCAATATCAACAGCCTCGAAGTAATGTCCGTGGATCAGGCGTGGGGGCCTCTGGCGGTACACCGGGAAAAACCTTCCTGA
- a CDS encoding TIGR04282 family arsenosugar biosynthesis glycosyltransferase — translation MDKSVEGVDKVRDARFHGKNVLGIFAKEPLSGQVKTRFCPPLSPAEAADLYTVSLRESVARLSAGAWRTVIFYAGARDYFVRAFPGVDLLAQQGADLGTRMGNALSGLLAAGARAAVLSGTDSPDLPLSHVQAAFTVLGEQEVVVAPAQDGGYVLIGESRHYPELFMDIPWSTPQVLALTRKRAREAGIGLQELAPWEDLDDLAALRALLKRSPASATAHYLQTHFAHIL, via the coding sequence GTGGATAAGTCTGTGGAAGGTGTGGATAAGGTGCGGGACGCCAGGTTCCATGGGAAAAACGTTCTGGGGATCTTTGCCAAGGAGCCGCTGTCCGGACAAGTCAAAACGCGTTTTTGCCCGCCCCTGTCGCCCGCGGAGGCGGCCGACTTGTACACGGTGAGTCTGCGGGAAAGCGTTGCGCGCCTGAGCGCCGGCGCTTGGCGGACGGTGATTTTTTACGCCGGTGCGCGCGATTATTTTGTGCGCGCTTTCCCCGGCGTGGACTTGCTCGCGCAGCAGGGCGCGGATCTCGGCACGCGCATGGGCAACGCCCTGAGCGGGTTGTTGGCGGCTGGCGCCCGAGCGGCCGTGCTTAGCGGCACTGACAGTCCCGATCTGCCCCTCAGCCACGTGCAGGCGGCCTTTACCGTTCTGGGCGAGCAGGAAGTTGTCGTTGCTCCGGCACAGGACGGAGGCTATGTGCTGATTGGTGAAAGCCGCCATTACCCGGAGCTCTTTATGGATATCCCCTGGAGTACGCCGCAGGTTCTGGCCCTGACCCGCAAGCGCGCACGCGAGGCGGGGATTGGGTTGCAAGAGCTCGCGCCCTGGGAGGATCTCGATGATCTTGCCGCCTTGCGCGCTCTGCTCAAGCGCTCACCCGCAAGCGCTACCGCGCACTATCTGCAAACCCACTTCGCCCATATTCTCTGA
- a CDS encoding penicillin-binding protein 1A, whose translation MSIGRLLKYLSLLLLFMVVSAAGLLAAAYVYVAGDLPRVDTLSDYRPPIITRVYSDDGAVIAEYSRERRILVPVERLPQQLVNAFVAAEDSQFFRHQGIDFISIVRAAIRNLQAGGIVQGGSTITQQVAKSMLLTPERKFSRKFKEAILAWRMEQRLSKEGILYLYLNQIYLGHAAYGVQAAAENYFNKDVQELTLAECAMLAGLPQAPSRFSPYRNFSGAKERQRYVLNRMADEGFISADEARAAFAEELTIHPRVNRHIAGAAYFTEQVRRYLEQNYGEDLLYNGGLEVHTSMNLGMQQAAQAAVRDNLRDHDKRRGYRGPLRVLAPAEVDDFLLRQQESLDSAAPEADTLHEAVLTGSDERRLRLRLGARSGTIERSEARWAGTIEVVAADRPAAGNANGGRTRLPLGSVVQVRITKVNADGSLSLALEQEPLAQGALIALDPRNGLVRAMVGGYDFGTSQFNRTIQARRLPGSAIKPLIYAAALDRGYTPATLILDNPVIYREVSASGEETEWRPKNYDDKFIGQTSFREALALSRNVVTIKILEDIGLGYALNYARKLGIEAPLPRDLTLALGSAAMTPMELTSAYSVFASGGVRTSPSYIVRIKDRDGRVLESIDPGDFPMGLGAGQRLLGQSPERVISPTTAYLVTNLLESAVQDGTGQRAKVLNRPVAGKTGTTNELKDAWFIGYVPQLVAASWVGYDQERSLGRYETGARAAAPAWISFMQEAVRDLPPAHFPVPDSIEFRPIDPRTGLLTTEDAEHLRFEAFAPGSAPTRYSMDEKDLKAQDFFRLDLEDLY comes from the coding sequence ATGTCAATCGGACGCCTCCTCAAATATCTGAGCCTGTTGTTGCTTTTCATGGTGGTCAGCGCGGCGGGCTTGCTGGCCGCGGCCTATGTCTATGTCGCCGGTGATCTGCCGCGGGTCGACACTCTGTCCGACTATCGGCCGCCGATCATCACCCGGGTCTACAGTGACGATGGCGCGGTGATCGCCGAATACTCGCGGGAGCGCCGCATCCTGGTGCCCGTCGAGCGCTTGCCGCAGCAGTTGGTCAATGCCTTTGTCGCTGCGGAAGACTCCCAGTTTTTCCGCCACCAGGGCATAGACTTCATCTCCATTGTGCGTGCCGCCATTCGCAACCTGCAAGCCGGCGGCATCGTCCAGGGCGGCAGCACCATCACCCAGCAGGTGGCAAAGAGCATGCTGCTGACTCCGGAGCGCAAATTCTCGCGCAAGTTCAAAGAGGCCATCCTGGCCTGGCGCATGGAGCAGCGACTGTCCAAAGAGGGCATTCTCTACCTCTACCTGAATCAAATTTACCTCGGCCACGCCGCTTATGGTGTGCAGGCCGCCGCCGAAAACTACTTCAATAAAGACGTGCAGGAACTCACCTTGGCCGAATGCGCCATGCTCGCCGGCCTGCCCCAGGCGCCGAGCCGCTTTTCGCCTTATCGAAATTTTTCCGGCGCCAAGGAGCGCCAGCGTTATGTTCTCAATCGCATGGCCGATGAAGGCTTCATCAGCGCCGATGAGGCGCGCGCGGCCTTCGCCGAAGAGTTGACCATTCATCCCCGGGTCAACCGCCACATCGCAGGCGCCGCCTATTTTACCGAGCAGGTACGGCGCTACCTGGAACAGAATTACGGCGAGGACCTGCTCTACAACGGCGGTCTCGAGGTTCATACATCCATGAACCTCGGCATGCAGCAGGCCGCTCAGGCGGCGGTGCGCGACAATCTGCGCGACCACGACAAGCGTCGCGGCTATCGCGGCCCCCTGCGGGTTTTGGCCCCGGCGGAAGTGGATGATTTTTTGCTGCGGCAGCAAGAGAGCCTCGACAGCGCTGCGCCCGAGGCAGATACCCTGCATGAAGCGGTTCTTACCGGCTCTGATGAGCGCAGGTTGCGTCTGCGCCTGGGCGCCCGGAGCGGCACCATCGAGCGTAGCGAGGCGCGGTGGGCCGGCACCATCGAAGTCGTGGCCGCCGATCGCCCGGCGGCGGGTAATGCCAATGGCGGACGCACACGTCTGCCTTTGGGGTCGGTCGTGCAGGTCCGCATCACCAAGGTCAATGCGGACGGTTCGCTGAGTCTCGCCCTGGAGCAGGAACCCCTGGCTCAGGGAGCTCTGATCGCTCTGGATCCGCGCAACGGCCTGGTCCGGGCCATGGTGGGCGGCTATGATTTCGGCACCAGCCAGTTCAACCGCACCATCCAGGCACGGCGCCTGCCCGGGTCGGCAATCAAACCCCTCATCTATGCCGCCGCCCTCGACCGCGGCTATACCCCGGCGACACTGATTCTCGACAATCCCGTGATCTATCGCGAGGTGAGCGCTTCTGGCGAAGAAACCGAATGGCGGCCGAAAAACTACGATGATAAATTTATAGGTCAGACCAGTTTCCGCGAGGCGCTCGCCCTATCACGCAACGTGGTGACCATAAAAATTCTCGAGGATATCGGCCTCGGCTATGCCCTTAACTATGCCCGCAAACTCGGTATCGAGGCGCCCCTGCCCCGCGACTTGACTCTGGCTCTGGGTTCGGCCGCCATGACCCCCATGGAGTTGACCAGCGCCTACAGTGTTTTCGCCAGTGGCGGGGTGCGCACCTCGCCTTCGTATATCGTGCGCATTAAGGATCGTGACGGACGCGTTCTCGAATCCATCGATCCCGGCGACTTTCCCATGGGCCTGGGCGCCGGACAGCGCCTACTGGGGCAATCGCCCGAGCGGGTCATCTCGCCGACCACCGCCTACCTCGTCACCAATCTGCTGGAAAGCGCGGTGCAGGACGGCACCGGGCAGCGCGCCAAGGTTCTTAATCGGCCGGTGGCGGGGAAAACCGGCACCACCAATGAGCTCAAGGACGCCTGGTTCATCGGTTACGTGCCGCAACTGGTCGCCGCGTCCTGGGTCGGCTACGATCAGGAACGGTCCCTGGGTCGATATGAAACCGGTGCGCGAGCGGCCGCGCCGGCATGGATTTCCTTCATGCAGGAGGCGGTCAGGGATCTGCCGCCCGCCCACTTTCCCGTACCCGATTCCATCGAATTTCGTCCCATTGATCCGCGCACCGGACTGCTCACCACCGAGGATGCCGAACACCTGCGCTTCGAGGCCTTCGCACCCGGTAGCGCCCCGACGCGCTACAGCATGGACGAGAAGGATCTCAAGGCTCAGGACTTTTTCCGCCTGGATCTGGAAGATCTCTATTAA
- a CDS encoding TAXI family TRAP transporter solute-binding subunit, whose translation MKRVFVFSIFVLMAVGLMASTLGGCEQRSRTLRLGGGPYGGTFQLVGEGLVEVLQPHHPGYRFMVERSGGSVANLRALEREQMDLGLVYAADFWVSGGPDEKPVPVQLKNALPAARLFGAVAQLAVLERSRITRPEQLRGARIAVGNPGSGAARAAERYFRALGIWEQIVPVYLGYDMAVSELLRGNVVAVWEMVGVPSASFEAALAQRPLRLINLRDVAGMVRFFELNPYYRPVDIASGTYEGQQQAVSSFEDSALLVAGRHLSRDMVWRILEGVYSEEGVKSLRRVHPVLADFSAAAALTGINIPLHPGAAYFWRQQGRELPAALLPEAVEDSPLVNRDLPDPGGKSPEP comes from the coding sequence TTGAAGCGCGTTTTTGTTTTTTCGATTTTTGTTCTGATGGCTGTGGGGCTTATGGCCTCGACCCTGGGTGGTTGCGAGCAGCGCAGTCGCACCCTGCGTCTCGGCGGGGGTCCCTATGGCGGAACCTTTCAACTGGTGGGCGAGGGGTTGGTCGAGGTGTTGCAGCCCCACCACCCGGGGTACCGTTTCATGGTCGAGCGCAGCGGCGGCTCTGTCGCCAATCTGCGCGCCTTGGAGCGCGAGCAGATGGATCTTGGCCTGGTGTATGCCGCAGATTTCTGGGTGAGCGGCGGCCCGGACGAGAAGCCCGTGCCGGTGCAGCTGAAAAATGCCCTTCCCGCGGCACGCCTGTTCGGTGCGGTAGCTCAGTTGGCAGTGCTCGAACGCAGCCGCATCACTCGGCCTGAGCAGCTCAGAGGAGCGCGGATCGCGGTGGGCAACCCCGGATCAGGCGCTGCCCGCGCGGCGGAGCGTTATTTTCGCGCTCTGGGTATCTGGGAGCAGATCGTGCCCGTCTATCTGGGGTATGACATGGCGGTGAGCGAGTTGCTTCGCGGCAATGTGGTGGCGGTATGGGAAATGGTTGGAGTGCCCAGCGCCTCCTTTGAGGCGGCGTTGGCGCAACGGCCTCTGCGCCTGATAAATTTGCGCGATGTCGCGGGGATGGTGCGTTTTTTTGAACTCAACCCCTATTACCGACCGGTGGATATCGCTTCCGGAACCTACGAGGGACAGCAGCAGGCGGTGAGCAGTTTTGAGGACAGCGCGCTGCTGGTGGCCGGGCGGCACCTCTCACGGGATATGGTGTGGCGTATTCTTGAGGGGGTCTACAGCGAAGAGGGGGTAAAGTCGCTGCGCCGTGTGCATCCCGTGCTGGCTGATTTTTCCGCCGCCGCCGCCCTTACAGGGATCAACATCCCCTTGCATCCCGGCGCGGCCTATTTCTGGCGGCAGCAGGGGCGCGAACTTCCCGCGGCCTTGCTGCCGGAGGCCGTGGAGGATTCTCCCCTTGTTAATAGAGATCTTCCAGATCCAGGCGGAAAAAGTCCTGAGCCTTGA
- the tolQ gene encoding protein TolQ translates to MDMLLEAGPVVKLVVLILIYSSVVSWAIIFYKGRVVYRAMRDSQRFLDFFWAKKRFDVISQGLRDFPHAPLSVLFREAYQELIKGQRRREGEDAPQSFDFSGGDNVARALRRATTSEIQRLEKYLPFLATTGSIAPFIGLFGTVWGIMDSFHEIGETGSASLAVVAPGISEALLATAIGLAAAIPAVVGYNHYLAKITNLSNQMDNFSQEFLNIVERMGRR, encoded by the coding sequence GTGGACATGCTTCTCGAGGCAGGACCGGTGGTCAAGCTGGTCGTGCTGATTCTCATCTATTCATCCGTGGTGTCCTGGGCCATCATTTTTTACAAGGGACGAGTGGTTTACCGGGCCATGCGCGATTCTCAGCGTTTTCTCGACTTTTTCTGGGCCAAGAAGCGCTTTGATGTTATCAGCCAGGGATTGCGCGATTTTCCCCATGCCCCCCTGAGCGTGCTGTTCCGTGAGGCCTATCAGGAATTGATAAAGGGTCAGCGGCGCCGCGAGGGCGAAGATGCGCCGCAAAGTTTTGATTTCAGTGGCGGCGACAATGTCGCACGTGCCCTGCGGCGTGCAACGACTTCGGAGATTCAGCGCCTGGAAAAGTACCTGCCCTTTCTCGCCACCACCGGCTCCATTGCGCCCTTCATCGGGCTGTTCGGCACCGTGTGGGGAATCATGGATTCCTTCCATGAAATCGGCGAAACCGGCAGTGCTTCTCTGGCGGTGGTCGCCCCCGGCATCTCCGAAGCCCTGTTGGCCACCGCCATCGGTCTGGCCGCGGCCATCCCGGCGGTGGTGGGTTATAATCATTACCTGGCCAAAATCACCAACCTGAGCAACCAGATGGATAATTTTTCTCAGGAATTCCTCAATATCGTCGAGCGGATGGGGAGGCGCTAA
- the pyk gene encoding pyruvate kinase, with product MFRRTKIVATVGPSCANEEKLLALMEAGADVFRLNFSHGSHADKAQWIRTIRALSVRRRCAVGIIGDLQGPKIRTGLMRGGQMLLEVGQEVLITTREVLGADGVIPTIYEALPGDVEIGDRILLDDGLMELEVLGVVNGEVRCRVKVGGALKDRKGMNLPGVKVSAPALTEKDVEDLAFCVEHEVDFIALSFVRRPEDVWELKNRLYQAKSDIQVIAKIEKPEAVDNFSAILEAADGIMVARGDLGVEMPPEKVPLIQKRIIRECNEVGKPVITATQMLESMIGNPRPTRAETSDVANAILDGTDAVMLSGETAAGQYPVEAVTLMARVAHDVESDPNLREMVFHTISETRGYRSLPEAIGQAACQVAKSLSTTGILAFTQTGSTAALVAKFRPSVPIFAVTPSPRVRRRLALYAGIRSIRVDIEGDTEAQIRSVEKAVLAAGVLKRGDVVVITMGSPVSAPGTTNLMKVHRIGVGDFYEVH from the coding sequence ATGTTCCGTCGCACCAAAATCGTTGCCACTGTCGGCCCGTCCTGCGCCAACGAGGAGAAATTACTGGCTCTCATGGAGGCCGGCGCCGATGTCTTTCGTCTGAATTTTTCCCACGGCAGTCATGCCGACAAAGCGCAGTGGATCCGCACCATTCGCGCTCTTTCCGTGCGCCGCCGCTGTGCCGTAGGCATCATCGGCGACCTGCAGGGCCCCAAAATCCGTACCGGACTCATGCGCGGCGGGCAGATGTTGCTTGAAGTCGGGCAGGAGGTGCTCATCACCACGCGCGAGGTCCTCGGCGCCGACGGGGTGATCCCCACCATCTATGAAGCCCTGCCCGGCGACGTGGAAATTGGTGATCGTATCCTGCTTGATGATGGCCTGATGGAACTTGAGGTGCTGGGTGTCGTCAATGGTGAGGTGCGCTGCCGGGTCAAGGTCGGCGGCGCTCTCAAGGACCGCAAGGGCATGAATCTGCCCGGGGTTAAGGTTTCGGCCCCGGCTCTCACGGAAAAGGACGTTGAGGATCTCGCCTTCTGCGTGGAGCATGAGGTCGATTTTATCGCTCTGTCCTTTGTGCGGCGTCCCGAGGATGTTTGGGAGCTGAAAAACCGTCTTTACCAGGCAAAATCCGACATTCAGGTGATTGCGAAAATCGAAAAGCCCGAAGCAGTCGACAATTTTTCCGCGATTCTTGAAGCGGCCGACGGTATCATGGTGGCGCGCGGCGATCTTGGCGTGGAAATGCCGCCGGAGAAGGTTCCGCTGATCCAGAAGCGCATTATTCGCGAATGCAACGAGGTCGGCAAACCGGTGATCACCGCGACCCAGATGCTAGAGAGTATGATCGGCAATCCACGCCCGACCCGTGCCGAAACCTCCGATGTGGCCAACGCCATACTTGATGGCACCGACGCAGTGATGCTCTCGGGCGAAACCGCAGCGGGTCAATATCCGGTGGAAGCGGTCACGCTCATGGCGCGCGTGGCCCACGACGTGGAGTCCGATCCCAATCTGCGCGAAATGGTTTTTCACACCATTTCCGAAACGCGCGGTTATCGCAGCCTGCCCGAAGCCATCGGCCAGGCCGCCTGCCAGGTGGCCAAATCCCTCAGTACCACGGGGATCCTGGCGTTCACCCAGACCGGCAGTACCGCCGCCCTGGTGGCCAAGTTTCGGCCCAGCGTGCCCATCTTCGCTGTTACTCCTTCACCCCGTGTGCGCCGCCGACTGGCTCTCTACGCCGGCATCCGCTCGATTCGTGTCGACATCGAAGGGGACACCGAGGCGCAGATCCGCTCGGTGGAAAAGGCGGTGCTCGCCGCCGGAGTGCTCAAGCGCGGCGACGTGGTGGTTATCACCATGGGCAGTCCTGTCTCGGCGCCGGGTACCACCAATCTGATGAAGGTGCATCGCATCGGGGTTGGAGATTTCTACGAAGTGCACTAA
- a CDS encoding PAS domain-containing protein produces MKRRIWIGAAAVVLLAYVVVSLWQVGHTRAQAADAYLERQLWLARQGALFLERQGSKDLASLAAAVEGLTISEGRLAESHMSLFDRRRETFLPLLAAPPALDLQVAGDPELRRRLARGAHGGLVLALADERWLVTHLPLNAGDAPLTLILATPESEIVAPWYSFARVQLAGQLILLMVAAALGWRLRLRPETPADGSEDVQPGLQDTLAELQNQCRALAQENALLGAVRREYQLLVEGAEYGTARLNSNGLILFCSKPLLALCGCERTDLVGRNLLDLDIFADDARQKLRNSLGDLRNGVATPPHSCVLARSGDGPLEVQVKLSPLRVDGETTGYVLQVQQSVCAEPYLRASLS; encoded by the coding sequence GTGAAACGCAGAATCTGGATTGGGGCGGCGGCCGTTGTGCTTCTGGCCTATGTCGTTGTAAGCCTTTGGCAGGTGGGCCATACCCGCGCCCAGGCCGCTGACGCCTACCTTGAGCGTCAACTGTGGTTGGCCCGTCAGGGCGCGCTTTTTCTTGAGCGCCAGGGCAGCAAAGATCTGGCCTCTCTGGCGGCGGCGGTTGAAGGCTTAACCATTAGCGAAGGACGCCTGGCCGAAAGTCACATGAGCCTGTTTGATCGGCGCCGGGAGACTTTTTTGCCGCTGCTCGCGGCGCCCCCCGCCTTAGATCTGCAGGTCGCCGGCGATCCGGAGTTGCGGCGCAGATTGGCGCGCGGTGCTCACGGCGGTTTGGTCCTCGCCCTTGCGGACGAGCGCTGGCTGGTGACCCATTTGCCCCTTAATGCCGGGGATGCGCCCCTGACCCTGATTTTGGCGACGCCGGAGAGCGAAATTGTCGCTCCTTGGTACTCTTTTGCGCGGGTGCAACTGGCGGGGCAATTGATCCTGCTGATGGTTGCGGCGGCTCTGGGGTGGCGGCTCCGGCTTCGCCCAGAGACGCCCGCGGACGGCTCGGAGGATGTGCAGCCTGGTCTCCAGGACACTTTGGCGGAGTTGCAGAATCAGTGCCGCGCCCTAGCGCAGGAAAACGCCCTGCTCGGCGCGGTGCGCCGCGAGTACCAGTTGCTTGTCGAGGGTGCTGAATACGGCACGGCGCGACTCAATTCCAACGGGTTGATCCTGTTTTGCAGCAAACCCTTGCTTGCGCTTTGCGGATGTGAGCGAACGGATCTGGTTGGGCGCAATCTTCTGGATCTCGATATCTTTGCCGACGACGCGCGCCAGAAATTGCGCAACAGCCTGGGAGATCTGCGCAACGGTGTTGCCACACCGCCGCACTCATGCGTGCTGGCGCGGTCTGGCGACGGGCCGCTCGAGGTGCAGGTCAAACTTTCGCCCCTGAGGGTAGACGGCGAAACCACCGGCTATGTGCTCCAAGTGCAACAGTCGGTCTGCGCCGAACCTTATCTCAGGGCATCGCTGTCGTAG
- the queC gene encoding 7-cyano-7-deazaguanine synthase QueC → MKKAVILYSGGLDSTTCMALAGRAGFASYALSFAYGQRHSIELDKAREYAPRIGAAEHLVVEVDMRRIGGSALTAEGQVPKDGIEEGAIPVTYVPARNTLFLSFALSWAEVLGAFDIFIGVNALDYSGYPDCRPEYIAAFEQLANLATRAAVEGQGRYRIHTPLIDLTKAQIIQRGLALGVDYALTHSCYDPLPEGLACGRCDSCRLRLKGFAEAGVEDPLKYA, encoded by the coding sequence ATGAAAAAAGCCGTCATCCTTTACAGCGGCGGACTTGATTCCACCACCTGCATGGCGCTGGCCGGCCGCGCGGGTTTTGCGTCCTATGCCCTGTCCTTCGCCTACGGCCAGCGCCACAGCATTGAACTGGACAAGGCCCGCGAGTACGCGCCGCGCATCGGCGCGGCCGAGCACCTGGTGGTCGAGGTCGACATGCGTCGCATCGGCGGCAGTGCGTTGACCGCCGAGGGCCAGGTACCTAAGGACGGGATTGAGGAAGGGGCGATCCCGGTGACCTACGTACCGGCCCGCAATACATTGTTTCTCTCTTTCGCTCTGAGCTGGGCCGAGGTGCTGGGAGCCTTCGACATTTTCATCGGCGTCAATGCCCTTGATTATTCGGGCTATCCCGATTGTCGCCCGGAGTATATCGCCGCCTTTGAGCAACTGGCCAATCTCGCTACCCGCGCCGCAGTCGAAGGGCAGGGGCGCTACCGCATTCACACGCCGCTCATCGATCTCACCAAGGCGCAGATCATCCAGCGCGGTCTCGCTCTGGGCGTCGATTACGCCCTCACCCATTCCTGCTACGATCCTTTGCCCGAGGGTCTGGCCTGCGGCCGCTGCGATTCCTGCCGCCTGCGCCTCAAGGGTTTTGCCGAGGCGGGGGTAGAGGATCCGCTCAAATACGCCTAG